ACACTTTCCATTACTCTTAAATACTTTTTTCCTTTCACCTTTGATATTTTAACGAACATCATGCCATCTCCTTTTAGTGGTTTTCATATATATTATACCACTAAAAGTAAGTAAAATCAATAGTTATATGCAAAAATATTATAAAAAGTTAGCCACACACTTTTTCGACTGACCTAGATTTACACACCTCAAATACGCATTTTACCGTCCAATTTTTTCATTTTTCCTTAAATTGCTGTCAAACTCGGGAAAAAAGCTCCCGATTAATTCCGGGAGCTTTTTATATTTAATTAGATTTTTCAAAAATCGGTTCTTTTATTAAAATAAATGTCAATATTATTCCTATTATTCCAAAAACCCATAAACTGTTTAAAATAAAAGGAATATTATTCCCAAAAAAGAATGTATATACTGTAATTAAAACATTTCCCATTGCTCTTGTAAATCCCATTAATGCCCCAGATGCAAAGCTTTTATTATTAGGTAATGATTGTTGTGCATAATGAACATTTACTGACATTGTTAAAAACATAAAAGCATCTGCCAATATATAAGAAATTGCTAATATCCATATATTTGTAGATGATGCAAAAAGAAATACCAATACTGAAAATGCTGAAAAGTATAGAAGATTTACAAATTTTACACTGGTTTTCTCTTCAAGTTTTGCTCCAAGTAGATTAGAAAACGTACCTGCTAAAAAACCAAGAGTTACCAACAGTCCTCCTATTGTTAAGTCATATCCTAACATTCTTGATTTTATAGGCACATAGGATCTAAACATAATACTAACAAATGCTCTATGAACTGTTAAAAACCAGATAGGCGCAATATATTTAAAACCCTTAAAACTTTCAAAAAATCGTGTTTTTTTACCTTTAGAACTTAAGTGTTTATGCGTTTTGAAATAATTATATGCAAAATAAAATAAAATTGTATATAATAATATTCCGACTATCCCTATATATGTTAAATTCTCTAATTTGTAATTAGATACATAATAGGTTATAAAAACAGGTCCCAATGCATAACCAAATGTTCCGCCAACCATAAATATTGCTATTGCTATACCTTTCCCTTTACCTAAAGCTCCACTAATTCCCGCTCCTAAAGGTTCCTGAGCTGAACTCCCTAAATATCCTATTAAGAAAATTATAAATAAAAACCAAATTGATTTTATATGACCTAAAAAAAGTATAGGCGTCATGGTTATCAATACTGATATATACAAAAATACTAATTTCTTATTCGATTTATCAGCAAGATATCCAAAAAACACCTGACTAAAAGAAGATATTAACGTCAAAATTGACGCCATCATAACAAATATTCTTGGTTCATTAACATTAAAATATTCCATGAAAAATGGAATTAATGGTTTGAAATATGATTTAAAAAAACTTGTAAAAAAATTTGTAAATGTTATATATATAGCTAATGGTTCCATTTATACCTCCAAAATTCTTTTTTTCTTTTTATAACAAATATCTATTACATTTTGTCGCCAACTTTTATACCCCCTGTTAAAATTTATCACAATAAAATAAACCCGGAAAATATCCAGGTTTATGTAATTTGATTTAAATTCTTTCCTAACTTCTTTATTATTTTTTTATACCATTTCTTATATTCCATAACTATTCCCTCATCTGAATTTTTCAAATATTCATCAATTAATTTTTCTAAATTTATAACTTTAAAATCTTTTTTCATTTTTTCCTTTAATTCATAAATAGTTTCCACTCCGTATATTAAAATTAAACTTTTTAATAATTTCTCCTCTTTTTTCTCATCATCTTCATCTAAAACCTTTCTATTAAAAACTTCATAACTTTTTTGAATTTCTACATATATGCTTTCTAGTTTTTCGTCTCGAGTTAAAATAAAATCATTTTCTATTTCTTCACCTTCTAACATGTTTTTTATTTCTTCTTCTATTTCATCTATAATTTCCCATAATGTTTCATTTTCATCAGAATTTTCATCTTCTTCCATAAATATTTCTATATCAATGTCTTCATCTTCATCCTTAACACTATTTTGTTTTTTCATTTCAGCAATAAAGTTAGTAAAAGCCTTAAACGCTTCACTCGAATTGCTTAAAGACATACTTTTGTTCAAATTATTTATATTGTATAATTGAAAGATATTATCTTCAATATTTTTTAATTCATTATA
This is a stretch of genomic DNA from Marinitoga hydrogenitolerans DSM 16785. It encodes these proteins:
- a CDS encoding MFS transporter; this encodes MEPLAIYITFTNFFTSFFKSYFKPLIPFFMEYFNVNEPRIFVMMASILTLISSFSQVFFGYLADKSNKKLVFLYISVLITMTPILFLGHIKSIWFLFIIFLIGYLGSSAQEPLGAGISGALGKGKGIAIAIFMVGGTFGYALGPVFITYYVSNYKLENLTYIGIVGILLYTILFYFAYNYFKTHKHLSSKGKKTRFFESFKGFKYIAPIWFLTVHRAFVSIMFRSYVPIKSRMLGYDLTIGGLLVTLGFLAGTFSNLLGAKLEEKTSVKFVNLLYFSAFSVLVFLFASSTNIWILAISYILADAFMFLTMSVNVHYAQQSLPNNKSFASGALMGFTRAMGNVLITVYTFFFGNNIPFILNSLWVFGIIGIILTFILIKEPIFEKSN